The Ornithorhynchus anatinus isolate Pmale09 unplaced genomic scaffold, mOrnAna1.pri.v4 scaffold_83_arrow_ctg1, whole genome shotgun sequence DNA window cctccctcctcctcctcctcctttcttcctcttttcctcctcctcctcttctcttcctcttcctcctctcttcctcctcctcctctctcttcttcccctttctcctcctcttctcttcctcttttcctcctcttcttctcttcctcctcctcttttcctcctcctcttcctctttcccttctcttcctcctcttctcctcctcctccttcctcttttcctcctcttctcctcctcttcctcctcttctcttcctcttctctcccttctcttttcctcctcctcttcctccgcttttcctcctcctcctccttcctcttttcctcctcctcttcctcctcttttcctcttcctcttttccttctcttcctcctcttcttctcctcctccttcctcttttcctcctcttcctcctcttctcttcctcttctctcccttctcttttcctcctcctcttcctcctcctccttctcctcctccttcctcttttcctcctcctcttcctcctcttttcctcctcttcctcctcctcctcttctcttcctcttctctccctcctcctccttttcctcctccttttcctcctcctcttcctcctcttttcctcctcctcttcctcctctttcctcctcctcttttcctcctcttcctcttttccccctcttcctcctcttctctccctcctcctcttctcctccttcctcttctcctcctcctcatctcctctccgtcctcctccccctcttcctccacctcgtctcgccctcttcctcctcctcctcctcctcctcctcctcacagcgATGACAACCGTGGcgtccagtaagcgctcgggacgtGCCCGgccccgtgctgagcgctggggcggagacaagGCGAACTGgggtcgggcccggccccccggcgccccccggcgggactcaccgtccccgtccccgttcttgcagatgaggtcgccgaggcccggaggagcgcagtgagccgcccgaggtcgcccggcaggcaagtgggattcgaacccaaccCGGGAGGGCGTCGGGGCGGATCGGGGAgggctcccggaggaggcggcgccggggtggggggtggtgggggggagggcggggagagccggggtccGGACGGGCGTCGGGGCGCGAGCGGGGGTCCGGCGGGAGGCGGGAGCGGATCCCgaacccggcccccgcccccccccccccccgccaggccgccccgcccccggatgggcccccaccggcccccgccggcctccggAGACCCCGACCCGGCCCCCGGGCGGCCATGGAGGCGCTGAAGCCCGTCCCGCCGCGGGACGACCCCGAGGAGgaccccgccgccgccgtcgcctccgccgccccgggacccccgccggcccgcctccctcctcccctcccgccgccgccgccgccgccgccgtcctcgTCGCCGTCCTCGTCCTCCCGGCGTCGCCGGCGCGAATTCACCCCCGAGGAGAAGAAGGACGCTCAGTACTGGGAGAAGCGGCGGCGGAACAACGAGGCGGCCAAGAGGTCGCGGGAGAAGCGGCGGCTCAACGACCTGGTCCTGGAGAGCCGGCTGGTGGCCCTGGGCCGGGAGAACGCCGCCCTCCGGGCCGAGCTCCTCGCACTCAAGGCCCGCTtcggcctcctcccgccgccccccgtcaAGCTGGAGCCCCCCGAGGCCGGGTCGCCCCGGGGGTCGGAGGCCGacgaggccgggggcgggaagACCCCCTCGGACGGCGAGGACGAACAGCGGGTCCCCaaggggcccgggcccgccgcccccgccgccctgcCCCACAAGCTGCGCCTCAAGGTCCGGGGCGCCGCCCCCCTGAAGCGGGAGGGATCCGAGGCCGACCTCCCGCCCCCCTTCGCCCTCCAGGTCACCCGCCTCCAGGCCTGGGGGCTctggccccctccggcccccgacgGGGGCGGCCTCTCGGACCGCGGGGCGGCCCTCCGGGGcctgggcgggggccgggccgtggCCGCCTCGGACTCGGGGTGAcccgcggggcgggcggggggcgggaccccctccccgcggcccgcTCCGCGCGGGGCCCCGTCCGGAGCGCCGGGAACGGAcggcccgggggtccggcgggCGGATTAAACGACCTGTCAGTCGGACCACCGAGTCACCCGTCAGtcaaacacccccccacccccacccccccaccacgcGCCGGACGACCGGGCCGAGAAGCCGGCGGGCCCGTCGCCGGACCGCCGGCCGGGGACGCCGGATCGGTCAGCCGCCCGTCAGTCGCGCCCCCTGACCGGCGGGGAGGCGACCTGTCAATCAGATCACCCGATCACCTGGCAGTCAGACCACCAGCCGGCCCGTCCGGCGGGACCCCGGGTCAGTCAGCCGCCCGTCAGTCGAAGCCCCCGACCCGGCAGGGCGATGGTTGACCTGTCGGTCGGATCGCCCCGTCCCCTGTCGGTCAAACCGCCCGACGGCCCATCAGTCAGACCCCCAAACCAGCAGGCAAGCAACCTCTCCGTCGGATCACCGGATCACCTGTCATTCAGACCACCAGACGGATAATCGACCCGTCGGTCGGACCCCCAAGTCGGCGGGCAAACAACCTGTCAGTCCCATCACCCGATCACCTGTCCGTCAGACCGCCAGACGAGTAATTGACACGTCAGTCAAACCACCCGTTGGCCTATCCGTCGGACCCCCAGACCAGCCGGCAAGCGACCTGTCAGATCACCCGATCACCTGTCAGTCAAACCGTTAGATAAATCACCCGTCGGTCAGGCAGCCAGGCAGAAAACCTGTCAGGTGATCGACCCGTCGGTCAAACCGCCCAATGGCCTGTCAATCAGACCCCCGAAACAGCAGCCAAAGAACCTGCCGGGCAGGTCGCCGAATCACCGGTCAATCGAACCGCCGGACAGTCCAGCGGTCCGAACACCGGATAAGTCAGGGACCCGTCGGCCAAACCCCCCAACCAGCAGGTCGATAAATAACCCGTCCCGTCCCCGAATCGCCTGTCAGTCAAACCACCCGACGGATAATCGGCCCGTCGTCCGGACGCCCCGAACCACCAGGCGGAGAACCTGTCAGATCGCCGAATCAGCTGTCAGTCAAACCACCCGATGGCCCATCaatcagacccccccccccccccccccccccccccgaccggcaGGTAAACGACCCGTGAGTCAGATCACCCAATCAGCTGTCATTCAAACCACCGGACCAGCCCGATCAATGGCCAGCAGACAACCAGGCAAAGAAGCTGTCAGGACACCAGATGAGTAATTGATCCATTGGGCCTATCAgtcagaacccccccccccccccccgcccgcccgcccaaaaaaaccccagcagGTGGATAAATGACCTGTCAGATCACCCCA harbors:
- the LOC114808990 gene encoding nuclear factor interleukin-3-regulated protein-like, which gives rise to PLPPPPPPPPSSSPSSSSRRRRREFTPEEKKDAQYWEKRRRNNEAAKRSREKRRLNDLVLESRLVALGRENAALRAELLALKARFGLLPPPPVKLEPPEAGSPRGSEADEAGGGKTPSDGEDEQRVPKGPGPAAPAALPHKLRLKVRGAAPLKREGSEADLPPPFALQVTRLQAWGLWPPPAPDGGGLSDRGAALRGLGGGRAVAASDSG